AACTGGCAAATGCTTTTGCCCAACCTTGCCGACTTTGCCAATAACCTTTTTAACGACCAATATTATAACCTGATTCAGAAAAACGAAAATCTTAAACACGCTGATTACCTCGCTGTCAAAAAGCAAATCAACAAATATTTAAAAGTGACACAAAACACTTTTGAACTCATCGGAAGGCATGGTCTTGATTTGTTAGAACAGAATGGTCTTACCATTGAAGACTTTGCCTATGGCAAAAGTGGATTTGCTTCTATTTTCATTCACGCCTCTAAGACAGACTCAGATGCTTTGAACAAAGTTTGGGAACCAACCAAACGAATGATAGATGCTGTAGAGAATAACAAATGGTATTCAGCAAAATTGGGCACAGATAAAAAAGCTGCGATAGATGCCGCATCAACAGCAATAATTAGCTGGTTTAATAGCTTGATGGACTTCTTGAAAAAAGAGAAACCCAAATACCTTCTCCTAAAAGAAGTAAGAAACTATCTTGACAATCTGGCTTTGCTCGGAGAAGTTAGAGATGAGTTTGGCAAATTATTGATGGAAAATAACATGGCATACATCACTGATTTCAATCGCCGAATAAACAAAATAGTAGCCGAAGAACCTGTGCCTTATATTTTTGAAAAATTGGGTGAAAGGTATAACCATATTTTGATTGACGAGTTTCAAGATACATCTGACATTCAATACTTTAACCTGCTTCCGCTAATAGAAAATGCTCTTTCTAAAAACTACTTTAATATGCTGGTGGGTGACCCAAAACAGTCTATTTACAGATGGCGTGGCGGAAAAGTAGAACTTATGATTTATGTATTGAATCAAAATACCGATGCTCTAAAAAGTAACGATCTACTTTCTGACAATCAGCGATTCTCTATTGACTATACCACTGCTCAAGTGGAGAAAGTAAACCTTCAAAAAAACTATAGAAGCAAAAGAGAGGTGATAGCATTTAACAATGATTTTTTCACCAAACTAGCAGACCAATCGCCCGAAGAAATCATCAAACTGGCTTTTGAAAACAAAACGCAAGAAACGCATGAGGGCACTAAATCTGGTGGGCATATTGAAATGTCATTAATAGAAAACGTTAAAGGCGAAGAACCAATTGATGAAGCTATATGGACGTTGGCTCAGATTGACCTTAAAATAAAGGAGTCCTTAGATGCTGGCTATCAGTATGAAGATATGGCGATTCTTTGCAGAAAAAAGGGGCCACAGGCTTCTGTTATAGCAGAACATTTAATTTCAAAAGGCATTAATGTTATTTCCGCAGATTCACTTTTATTGAAAAACAGTCTCGGTATTTCCTTTTTGATAAGCCTGTTAATGGCCTACCAAGACCCTAAAAGTAAGGCAAAACATGCCGATGCCATTTTATTATATCACCGTTATAATTCAATAGAATTCCCTACCGACATTGACTTTAGAAACAATGATCTTAACTGCTGGGATTTTTTACAAACCCAAGGAGTAGCCCTAGACCAGAAAATCCTTGGAGCTTTTGGGATTTACCAATTGACGGAGTCTTTTGTGAACAAGCTCGGCATGTTTGAAGACAATGCATTGCTTCCGTACTTGTTTGCCTTTTTTGACATTGTGCAAAATCACATCAAAAACGACGGAAATAGTCTTTCTGATTTCTTACAGCTTTGGGAGCAATCAAAAGATTCTTATGCCGTAAGCGTGGCAAAACAAAACGCCATTACGGTGTCAACCATTCATAAATCTAAAGGGCTGGAGTATCCTGTGGTCATAGTGCCTTTTGCTAACTGGTCTACCACGCCAAATACTCGATCCAGCTTCTGGGCAGATTTAGAGCAAACAGGCTATGATGAGTTAAATACGGGAACCAATATCCTGAAAGCAACTCCGCTTCCATACAAAAAGACCTTAGAGCAAACTTTGATTTCAGACCAGTATCAAACAGAATTAGAATTCACTAAACTGGAGGCTTTCAATATTCTTTATGTGGCTTTTACCAGGCCTGTAGATAGGCTTTATGTTTTAGCTTTAGCTCCAAGGAGTTCAGAAAACAGTACTTATAATTACCTAAAGAATTTTGTGGTGCAAAATGGAATTGAAGGTATTGACAACAAATACCTAATTTCTGAAGGAGAAGCTAATACCAGCAAAAAAACAGAAGAAAGCGAAAACGAAAGCCATATTATCAACAAAATAAACAGCCGAGAAAACTTAGGTAAGCTAAAGCTAAAATCGAATTTAGATAAGGTTTTTAATGAGCAAAACCAACGTGACCAAGGGAATTTGATTCATACGCTCTTCTCTGAAATTGGTATGGCAACCGACCTAGACCAAGCTATTCAGAAACTACAGTTTGACGGACTTATTTTAGAAGTAGAAAAGGCTGAACTAAAAGCTGAAGCGGAGAAAATATTGCAAAGCCCTGATCTAAAACACCTTTATTCAGGGAATATTTTGGTTGAAAACGAACGGGATATTTTGGTGAAAGATGCCGATATCAGCAGACCTGACCGAGTGGTTTATCAAAAAAACAAAGTCACTATTATAGATTATAAAACGGGTAAAAAACAAAACTCTCATAAAACGCAGATTCAGCATTACGGAGAGCTATACCGTCAAATGGGTTATACTGATGTGGATTTGCTATTAATCTATTTGAATCCTTTAGAGATTGTTAGGGTTTAGGTGTTTGATGCTGGATGTTTGACGTCGGGTATTGTTGATGTTATCTATTTAACATTTAAAACTTTAAAAAAATGAAAACGGAAGAAAAATTTCAGCATTACTTAAGGGATTTAGTATATATAATCAAAGAGGAGCGAGCCATATTATTGGCCGATAATAAAAACGATGATTTTCATAAAGGATTAGAATTTGGTTATTCTAATATTATTGAATTGATTAAAAGTCAAGCAGCTGCTTTTCAAATTGAAACATCTGATTTTGGTTTAGAAGACTTTGAAAATTATACCAAAAAGGATTGATAATTGAAAAGCTAAAAGCAAACAGCCAATAGCTCACCGCCAAAACTTAAAAGCCGTAAATTTGCAGCGGTCGAGAACGATGGCAACAAATATCTGTTCATCGTGCATGCGACATCAAACATCTGTCAACGGACAACAAGCAAAAGACATTGAACTTCAAAGAACACCTTATACAATTTCCGATTTTTAGCACACTAGGAAAGGCAGCAGACGAGCTGGGCGTGCAAACCTACGTGATAGGAGGATATGCAAGAGACCTTATATTAAAAAGGCCAAACACAGACATTGATGTGGTTTGTATAGGCAGCGGCATAGAACTGGCCAACAAAGTAGCCCAAGCCCTTGGCCCTGATACGCCTTTAAATGTTTTCAAAAACTTTGGTACGGCTCAGATTCCTTTCGGCGATTTTGATTTGGAGTTTGTAGGAGCCAGAAAAGAGTCTTACCGCAGTGATTCTAGAAAACCTACGGTAGAAAACGGCACGCTGGAAGACGACCAAAACAGACGAGATTTCACCATCAATGCCATGGGCATTTCGCTTAATAAAGAAACTTTTGGCGAACTGATTGACCCTTTTGATGGCTTAGCCGATATAGAGCGAAAGATTCTTAAAACCCCCTTAGAACCTGGCATTACTTTTTCAGATGACCCGCTAAGAATGATGCGAGCCATAAGGTTTGCTACGCAATTAAACTTTGATATTGAGACGGAGACTTTTGATGCCATATCGGCCATGAAAGACCGTATCAGCATAGTTTCTCAAGAGCGAATTACGGACGAGCTGAATAAAATCATTATGACGCCCGTACCTTCTTATGGTTTCAAACTGCTTTACAATACTGGGCTTTTAAAAATCATTTTCCCTGAGATGGAAGCCCTGCAAGGCGTAGATGTGATAGATGGCAAAAAACACAAGGATAACTTTTATCATACGCTACAGGTTTTAGATAATATTTGTAATACGTCTGACAATCTTTGGGTGCGTTGGGCAGCTATTTTGCACGATATAGCAAAACCACCAACCAAACGTTTTAACAAAAAAGTGGGTTGGACTTTTCATGGACATGAAGACTTGGGAGCCCGATGGGTCAAAGGAATTTTCAAACGCATGCGACTGCCATTAGATGGCAAAATGCGTTCTGTTAGGAATTTGGTAAGGTTACATCTCCGACCTATAGCTTTAGCTAAAGAGGGTGTAACAGACTCCGCCCTACGCAGAATACTTTTTGATGCTGGTGAAGACCTAGAAGACCTTATGAAACTGTGCCGAGCAGACATTACCTCTAAAGATGCTACTCGCGTAAAACGCTACCTGAAGAACTTCGACAATGTGGAGGAACTACTAATAGAGCTAGAAGAGAAGGATAAATTAAGAAATTTCCAGCCTGTTATCACCGGAGAAATTATCATGGCGGCTTTTGATTTGCCTCCTTCTAAAGAAGTGGGTGTACTAAAAGTGGCGGTGAGAGAAGCCGTTTTAGAAGGTGTGGTACCAAACGAATTAGAAGCTGGCTTTCAATTCATCACAGAAGAGGGTAAGAAAATGGGCTTTCAACTTGATAAGACTTTAGAAGAGGTTTTGGCGTTTGTGGCTAAAGTGCAGGAAGATTAGCATCACCTTTACATAAGAGGTATTTTTTATGTACCTGACACACAAATCAGGTCTCTCAGAACGGGGGTTTATTTCACGAAAGCCGTGAAGAAAACAGTCAATCAGCGAAAAATTACTTCATGAAATTCAAAAACAATATATTAGAATTCACTCCTACTTCCTTAATTAATATACTTTGTGAGCCTTTTTCTGTCAATATCAAATTGCCTCAAAATCAAGAGCTAAAGCATATCTCTCATTACCGAATTGGTCACCTTTATACAGATAAAGGAAACACAGTTAGAACAATGCAGGTGATTGATAATGCTTTCGACTTGGAGCTTGTCACTAAAGATGCTGAGCCAAAACTAATCTTTGGAGAGCACCCTCCTACCAATGTCTTGGACCACTTAAAAATACCTCACGCCGAATTTATACCACACTATAATTGCTTTGGTTTCTGCTTCGCAAATGCCCAATATCGCATTACAGACCCTAGTCAAATTTTAGCTGATGAATACGAGGAATGTACAGAATCAGAATCGACCGTGGTCGTTTCTTTTGAGAAGGGCAACCCAGTTCATGCAGCACTAAGACAAAACGGAAAGTACACAGCAAAATCTGGCGTAAAAGCCATGGAAACATTTAGCACCTACCATGCCGCTCTTTTAGGAATTCCTTTTGATGATTTTAGGTTTTATAGGGGTATATCTTAAAATAACTTATTGGATCTTTTTATTATTGTGATTAACCTATCGCCTAAAACTCTGTATCACAAGCTTTACAATAATGTTTAGGTTTATTACTCAAAGATTTCCAAAAACCTAGCTTCTCTAAATAAGTATCTTCATTCCCGCAGTTTGGGCATTCCTTGAGTGTGCCTTCATAATCTTTCCCTTTGATTTGAACTTCCTTACCAAAATCACTTTCAACTCTATTATCATCAATTCCCTTAAGAATAGCCTTGGCGGCTTCTAAGTCCTTTTCCCGCACCTGCAGTTTAATACCACCTATGGCGTTTGAAACAACTGGATCTGCAGACACCCTTTTTTGGTCTTTTAAGAAATAATAAAGCCCCGCATCCTTAAAACGAGGCTCATAAAGCATAGTCTCAGAATCGTAATAAAAGGTTTTTATAGTAATTAATGGTTCGTTCATAATCTTAGTCTCATTTAATAAATTTGACAAAATTTAGTTTTGGGATTTATTCAGAAAATAAACCTATCCTAAAATCCCAATCCCAACGCCACAAGAAAGACATTTCTTTTTCATGCAGAACTCATTATAAAGTTCAATGCTCCCTTGGCTGTCAAACATAGTTTTGGTTTCTAAATCTAAGCTATTCCAAAACTTGGTGATTTTGTTTTTCTCTGCGGGTATTTTCTCTAAAAGTGCCATGGCGTTTTCTATGAACAATTGATTATCTATTTGCTCGGCATAAGCTACTAAAACTGGTACTACCGTATTTATTACCAAATTATGAATGGACGACTTACCAATTCCCTTAAAGTCTTGAGCACTTTCTTTATTGAAATGATAATGTTTCTGCCAATAAATGGACGGCTTCGCCTCAAAAAAACTTACCAACATCTTATAATCCGATGCCGAAGTCATGGTGGCAAATAAACCTTTAGACTGACTCATCAAAGCGGCCAATTGACTTAGCCTCACCGTTGGAAAATTTGCTGGTCTGGTTCTCATAAATTTCCATTGGGAAGAATTCAGGACTTTGTCCTTCAAATTATGCTTTGCCGCCAAAAAGTCGAATTCCACTTTTAATTTGAAGCCATATTCATCTAAATCACCTTCTAGAAAACCAGCCATTCCAAACAGTAAAGCCTCTACTTGAAAACAAGAACTGCTGTACTTCCTTAATATCTTATAAGGTAGATTTTCAGCCAAACATAGGAAAACCTCATTATTAAGTTTGAAGCCAAAGTTTCGCAATAAAATTTGATAAGTGACCTCCTCCCAGTCATTCCCAAGTTTTTCAAATCGCTCCGAAACCTCCGCTCCTTTCCTTTGCATACGCTGTAGCAAGGCTTTCTCAAGCATAGAGAACTTCTTTATGCTCGCTATTTCTGAAAATTGATTTTGACAAGGAATCTCATTTTGACTTTGCATCAAAGCCTCATATTTGTCTAACAGAGAAATGTCAGTCAAGGCCTTTAAAGTCAGTGTAGGAATAGGCTTACCGTCTTTATTAAGTATTTCTTTATCGTTTTCCCAAACTACATGCAGTACTACATTTTCGTAGGCTAGGTCTGTATCATGTTTATGAAGATTCCAATCAGAGGCTTTCAAATGTATTTCCACACTTCCTGCCCATTCTACATCTCCTATTTTAATACGTGCCTCTTTAAAGTCTGGCCCAGAATCGGTATTATGAAATCCTATTTTCAGAACAGTAATTTCTTCTCCGAAAGTGGTTTTTAAGAATGCTTTATTGAATTTCTGATATTGCCAGATATAGTGAAGGAAGTCTTCTTTCATTGAGTGGAGTCTTGATTATTAGCTTTATAAAAATATAATAAATTCCTTATAAAGCCATGCACTGTTTGAGCACGGTCAAAATTGAAAGAGAAGAATATCTGCCAACTGCAAAGTACTAATTTTGAATGTGCGAGTTTGCATGGTGAATGTTTCTTTGATTCGTTTCTTTCAAAAGAAATGAATGCCCGCCTGGCAAGGGCAACGAAAAAAAAGGTTTCGCAGGAAAATTTCCCTATAAGTATTGATTTAACAAATCAGCCATTTGAACTTGAAGCTTCTCAGCTTCTTTAGCTGCAGTTTTGCCAAAATCTTCTCCATTTGAAGCATAAATAATACCTCTGGAAGAATTGACTAATAGACCGCATTCACTGTTCATGCCATTTTTGGCTACCTCTTCTAGGCTTCCACCTTGAGCACCTACACCTGGGACTAATAAAAAGTGGTTTGGTATTATGGCTCTTATTTCTTTCAGTAAGCTGGCCTTTGTAGCACCTACCACATACATCAGTCTCTCCGAATCTGCCCATTGAGAGCTTGTTCTTAACACTTTCTCATATAGCTTCTCATCACCTACTGAAAGTTGCTGAAAGTCTTTACTACCAGGGTTTGAGGTCAATGCTAATAAAATGACCCATTTCTCGTCAAAATCTAAAAAAGGTTTAACAGAATCTTCTCCCATATAAGGAGCTACCGTAATAGAATCAAAAGACATCCCAGAAGCTGACTTATCAAAAAAGGCTCTAGCATACAGAGAAGATGTATTTCCTATATCGCCTCTTTTGGCATCTGCTATCGTAAAGCAGTTTTTAGGAATATACTCCAGCGTTTTTTGTAAACTCTCCCACCCTTTTGGCCCCATGGCCTCATAAAAAGCAATATTGGGTTTATAAGAAACCGCAAACTTTTCGGTAGCGTCAATAATCCGCTTATTAAATTCAAAAACAGGGTCTGCTTCTTTCAGTAAATGACTTGGAATTTTCTTTATATCAGTGTCTAATCCTACACATAGGAACGATTCCTTTTCCTTTATTTCCTTAAAAAGTTCTTCTTTTGTCATTCTTCGAGTTTTTGAGTCCTCAAAGTTATGAGTAATTGGCTATTTTTGCGGCATCTTTTCAATAAAGCATATAAATGGAATTTAAAAGGTCAAACATAGAAGGTTTAGTAGAAATTCAGCCACGTATTTTTGAAGACGCCAGAGGTTATTTCTTTGAATCTTATCAATATGATTTGTTTAAAAAAAATGGTATCCCTGAAGTATTTGTTCAAGACAACCAGTCTTACTCAGATACAGGCGTATTAAGAGGATTACATTTTCAAAGAGAACCTTTTGCTCAAGGTAAATTAGTAAGAGTAATTAGCGGAAAAGTACTAGACGTAGCCGTAGATATCAGGCCAGATTCTCCAACTTACGGTCAACATAAAACTGTGATTTTAGACGCAAAATTGAACAATATGTTCTATGTACCTGCAGGTTTTGCTCATGGCTTTTATACCATAGAGCCAGCTATTTTCTCATACAAATGCACAAACCTCTATGATAAAGCGAGCGAAGGCGGCATCATCTGGAACGACCCTCAACTAAACATTGACTGGGGAACAGAAAACCCAAATGTATCTGAAAAGGATTTAATTTTACCTTTATTTAAGGATTTGGCCAAAGGCTAAAATCCGATACTAAACATAAAAAAGGGATGCTATTTTCATAAATGGCATCCCTTTCTTTTATATTGATTAGCTGTTTTACTCCGCAGAGCTCATTCGCTGACGATTAGTTTCATAAAGCAACACACCACAAGCTACAGACACATTTAGCGAGCCTACTTTACCTAACATAGGTATTTTACCTAGCATATCGCATTTCTCTATCAATTCATCTGAAATACCATCCTCTTCAGAACCCATCACTATAGCTAAAGGCCCTGTAAGGTCATGTCTAAAATACGTATCCTTAGTTTTTTCTGTACAGCCTATTACGGTAAATCCACTGTCTTGCAATTCTTGAACTGCAGCAGTCAATTCGTTTACTCTACAAACCGGAATGTGTGTAAGTGCACCAGAAGAAGTCTTCATGGCGTCGGAGTTAATTTGGGCAGCTCCTTTAGTAGGAATGATTATAGCATTCACAGCAGACGCTTCTGATGTTCTAGCAATGGCACCAAAGTTCCTAACGTCGGTAATTCTATCTAAAAGTAAAACAATAGGGGTTCTACCTGTTTCAAAGGCACTAGCAATCACATTACTCAGACTAGCATAATTTATGGCAGACACATAAGCTATAACACCTTGGTGATTTTTCCCTGTTACTTTATTGAGTCTTTCTACCGGTACTCTCTGAATACCAATATTCTTTTCTCTTGCCAAGGTTTCTACCTCGTCATGAGAAAATCCTTTCTGAATCAAAATTTTCTCTACATCTTTTTCAGAGTTTAAAACCTCCAAAACAGACTGAACCCCAAAA
This sequence is a window from Arcticibacterium luteifluviistationis. Protein-coding genes within it:
- a CDS encoding DUF2851 family protein → MKEDFLHYIWQYQKFNKAFLKTTFGEEITVLKIGFHNTDSGPDFKEARIKIGDVEWAGSVEIHLKASDWNLHKHDTDLAYENVVLHVVWENDKEILNKDGKPIPTLTLKALTDISLLDKYEALMQSQNEIPCQNQFSEIASIKKFSMLEKALLQRMQRKGAEVSERFEKLGNDWEEVTYQILLRNFGFKLNNEVFLCLAENLPYKILRKYSSSCFQVEALLFGMAGFLEGDLDEYGFKLKVEFDFLAAKHNLKDKVLNSSQWKFMRTRPANFPTVRLSQLAALMSQSKGLFATMTSASDYKMLVSFFEAKPSIYWQKHYHFNKESAQDFKGIGKSSIHNLVINTVVPVLVAYAEQIDNQLFIENAMALLEKIPAEKNKITKFWNSLDLETKTMFDSQGSIELYNEFCMKKKCLSCGVGIGILG
- the rlmB gene encoding 23S rRNA (guanosine(2251)-2'-O)-methyltransferase RlmB yields the protein MENRKRFGVKQDSFQQKSRFHKPAPKQNPDDFVFGVQSVLEVLNSEKDVEKILIQKGFSHDEVETLAREKNIGIQRVPVERLNKVTGKNHQGVIAYVSAINYASLSNVIASAFETGRTPIVLLLDRITDVRNFGAIARTSEASAVNAIIIPTKGAAQINSDAMKTSSGALTHIPVCRVNELTAAVQELQDSGFTVIGCTEKTKDTYFRHDLTGPLAIVMGSEEDGISDELIEKCDMLGKIPMLGKVGSLNVSVACGVLLYETNRQRMSSAE
- a CDS encoding CCA tRNA nucleotidyltransferase, with the translated sequence MNFKEHLIQFPIFSTLGKAADELGVQTYVIGGYARDLILKRPNTDIDVVCIGSGIELANKVAQALGPDTPLNVFKNFGTAQIPFGDFDLEFVGARKESYRSDSRKPTVENGTLEDDQNRRDFTINAMGISLNKETFGELIDPFDGLADIERKILKTPLEPGITFSDDPLRMMRAIRFATQLNFDIETETFDAISAMKDRISIVSQERITDELNKIIMTPVPSYGFKLLYNTGLLKIIFPEMEALQGVDVIDGKKHKDNFYHTLQVLDNICNTSDNLWVRWAAILHDIAKPPTKRFNKKVGWTFHGHEDLGARWVKGIFKRMRLPLDGKMRSVRNLVRLHLRPIALAKEGVTDSALRRILFDAGEDLEDLMKLCRADITSKDATRVKRYLKNFDNVEELLIELEEKDKLRNFQPVITGEIIMAAFDLPPSKEVGVLKVAVREAVLEGVVPNELEAGFQFITEEGKKMGFQLDKTLEEVLAFVAKVQED
- a CDS encoding UvrD-helicase domain-containing protein; translated protein: MSLYKIYGSSAGSGKTFTLTKTYLQLVLSSASPHYFKQILAITFTNDAASEMKSRIIETLKELGGSEEGMSSKTKVTLAAIKEALPELHPQQLQDRAKAAFEQILQDYADFNVKTIDSFVNQLVSSFALDLGLPYNYEVVLDKRPLLLKATERVFDKIGLAGQEHLTDLIEKFALEKAEEGKNWQMLLPNLADFANNLFNDQYYNLIQKNENLKHADYLAVKKQINKYLKVTQNTFELIGRHGLDLLEQNGLTIEDFAYGKSGFASIFIHASKTDSDALNKVWEPTKRMIDAVENNKWYSAKLGTDKKAAIDAASTAIISWFNSLMDFLKKEKPKYLLLKEVRNYLDNLALLGEVRDEFGKLLMENNMAYITDFNRRINKIVAEEPVPYIFEKLGERYNHILIDEFQDTSDIQYFNLLPLIENALSKNYFNMLVGDPKQSIYRWRGGKVELMIYVLNQNTDALKSNDLLSDNQRFSIDYTTAQVEKVNLQKNYRSKREVIAFNNDFFTKLADQSPEEIIKLAFENKTQETHEGTKSGGHIEMSLIENVKGEEPIDEAIWTLAQIDLKIKESLDAGYQYEDMAILCRKKGPQASVIAEHLISKGINVISADSLLLKNSLGISFLISLLMAYQDPKSKAKHADAILLYHRYNSIEFPTDIDFRNNDLNCWDFLQTQGVALDQKILGAFGIYQLTESFVNKLGMFEDNALLPYLFAFFDIVQNHIKNDGNSLSDFLQLWEQSKDSYAVSVAKQNAITVSTIHKSKGLEYPVVIVPFANWSTTPNTRSSFWADLEQTGYDELNTGTNILKATPLPYKKTLEQTLISDQYQTELEFTKLEAFNILYVAFTRPVDRLYVLALAPRSSENSTYNYLKNFVVQNGIEGIDNKYLISEGEANTSKKTEESENESHIINKINSRENLGKLKLKSNLDKVFNEQNQRDQGNLIHTLFSEIGMATDLDQAIQKLQFDGLILEVEKAELKAEAEKILQSPDLKHLYSGNILVENERDILVKDADISRPDRVVYQKNKVTIIDYKTGKKQNSHKTQIQHYGELYRQMGYTDVDLLLIYLNPLEIVRV
- the pyrF gene encoding orotidine-5'-phosphate decarboxylase — protein: MTKEELFKEIKEKESFLCVGLDTDIKKIPSHLLKEADPVFEFNKRIIDATEKFAVSYKPNIAFYEAMGPKGWESLQKTLEYIPKNCFTIADAKRGDIGNTSSLYARAFFDKSASGMSFDSITVAPYMGEDSVKPFLDFDEKWVILLALTSNPGSKDFQQLSVGDEKLYEKVLRTSSQWADSERLMYVVGATKASLLKEIRAIIPNHFLLVPGVGAQGGSLEEVAKNGMNSECGLLVNSSRGIIYASNGEDFGKTAAKEAEKLQVQMADLLNQYL
- the rfbC gene encoding dTDP-4-dehydrorhamnose 3,5-epimerase, producing MEFKRSNIEGLVEIQPRIFEDARGYFFESYQYDLFKKNGIPEVFVQDNQSYSDTGVLRGLHFQREPFAQGKLVRVISGKVLDVAVDIRPDSPTYGQHKTVILDAKLNNMFYVPAGFAHGFYTIEPAIFSYKCTNLYDKASEGGIIWNDPQLNIDWGTENPNVSEKDLILPLFKDLAKG